One Candidatus Peregrinibacteria bacterium DNA segment encodes these proteins:
- a CDS encoding inositol monophosphatase, with translation MPIHLLQIAKKLAHDAGKMALKYQQKGFTVEIKGGNPINLVTEADKAVDEFIVKTIRSNFPDHSILTEESGNLEGSGEYKWIIDPIDGTSNFAHGIPLFAISIAITHKGKPIIGVVEIPGLKESFWAQEGRGAHLGMKPIHVSKVQDFKKALMGTGFSYDRQGARYKKNVELFDYFYRESMGIRRSGSAAMDLCFLACGRYDAFWEYDLQPWDIAAGKIILEEAGGTMTNMDGTTLNPKTGALLASNGSLHESMLQVLKQHGADQL, from the coding sequence ATGCCCATCCACCTCTTACAAATCGCTAAAAAGCTCGCCCACGATGCCGGGAAAATGGCCCTCAAATATCAACAAAAAGGCTTCACTGTAGAAATAAAAGGCGGCAATCCCATCAACCTGGTCACAGAAGCAGACAAGGCCGTGGACGAATTCATTGTCAAAACCATCCGCAGCAACTTTCCAGATCACTCCATCTTGACAGAAGAATCCGGCAACTTGGAAGGTTCTGGCGAATACAAATGGATCATCGACCCCATCGACGGCACCAGTAATTTTGCACACGGCATTCCCCTTTTTGCCATTTCCATCGCCATCACGCACAAAGGAAAACCCATCATCGGCGTAGTGGAAATTCCAGGTTTAAAAGAAAGTTTCTGGGCTCAAGAAGGGCGTGGTGCTCACTTGGGAATGAAGCCCATCCATGTGTCCAAAGTCCAAGATTTTAAAAAGGCCTTGATGGGCACCGGCTTCTCCTACGATAGACAAGGCGCTCGTTACAAAAAAAATGTCGAACTCTTTGACTACTTTTATCGAGAAAGCATGGGGATACGCCGCAGTGGCTCAGCCGCCATGGACCTTTGTTTTTTAGCCTGCGGCCGTTACGACGCTTTTTGGGAATACGACTTGCAGCCTTGGGACATCGCCGCAGGGAAAATAATCCTCGAAGAAGCGGGTGGAACAATGACCAATATGGACGGAACCACTCTCAACCCAAAAACAGGGGCCCTACTGGCCAGCAACGGCTCCTTGCACGAGTCCATGCTCCAAGTGCTCAAGCAGCACGGCGCGGATCAGCTTTAA
- a CDS encoding F0F1 ATP synthase subunit A — MTSEMIPSTDVLETDHVTAESHETTATEEHAEEGHESTGPHIQLAAEPAFEVGHFTVTNTMVATVVTTVLILIAALAIRFRAGVVPSRLQVVFELVFMEFYDRLTEAVGEKKARQIVPLIVTLFMFVLLANSFILIPFVGSFVTEHGHFMRTPTTDYSMTVALALITMGAAHFIAFVASPVGHILTYFRVDGLWQIIRGKKPLAELFEVLINLFLGFLEILGDLVKVISLGTRLFGNILAGEVVIMVISGLMFATQFFVPIPFILLASFAGLIQAFVFALLSTIFISNNFVHATHNH; from the coding sequence ATGACTTCTGAAATGATTCCATCGACGGATGTGCTTGAAACCGATCATGTGACTGCTGAGTCGCATGAGACCACTGCGACTGAGGAGCATGCTGAAGAAGGCCACGAAAGTACCGGACCTCATATCCAACTTGCGGCTGAACCAGCGTTTGAAGTGGGTCATTTTACGGTGACCAACACCATGGTGGCGACCGTCGTGACCACGGTGCTCATTCTCATTGCTGCTCTAGCGATTCGTTTCAGAGCAGGAGTGGTGCCCAGTCGTTTGCAGGTGGTTTTCGAACTTGTCTTTATGGAATTTTATGATCGTCTCACTGAGGCTGTGGGTGAAAAAAAAGCTCGTCAAATCGTGCCTCTCATTGTGACGCTTTTTATGTTTGTACTGCTCGCCAACTCCTTTATTTTGATTCCTTTTGTGGGCAGCTTTGTGACCGAACATGGGCATTTTATGCGCACGCCGACTACTGATTATAGTATGACCGTGGCGCTTGCTCTCATCACCATGGGTGCGGCTCATTTTATTGCTTTTGTGGCTTCCCCGGTGGGGCATATTCTTACGTATTTCCGTGTGGACGGCCTCTGGCAGATCATTCGTGGAAAGAAGCCGCTTGCTGAACTTTTTGAAGTTTTAATCAACCTGTTCTTGGGCTTCCTTGAAATTTTAGGGGACCTTGTGAAAGTCATCTCCCTGGGGACTCGTCTTTTTGGAAATATTCTTGCGGGGGAAGTGGTGATCATGGTGATCTCTGGACTCATGTTTGCGACTCAATTCTTTGTGCCGATTCCTTTCATTTTGCTCGCGTCTTTTGCCGGACTCATTCAAGCGTTTGTGTTTGCCCTTTTGTCTACGATTTTCATTTCGAATAATTTTGTGCATGCGACTCACAATCACTAA
- a CDS encoding ATP synthase F0 subunit B, translated as MEGLNTLGIAPLSILIYVLNTGLLLVVLIYVLYKPLLKFIDERRKQIADSVDEARLLKEELDKKSEEASSAQAHFEEELKKERENLRKFAEEKRAQLESDMNLARTEMMQKAEADIEAHKASMVKEVEADLLNLMKKIILEIVQHKVPENVIQDSIKDAWKQYK; from the coding sequence ATGGAAGGACTCAATACTCTCGGCATTGCTCCTCTGAGCATCCTCATCTATGTACTCAACACGGGTCTGCTGCTCGTGGTGCTGATCTATGTCCTCTACAAGCCTCTCCTCAAGTTCATTGATGAACGCCGCAAGCAAATTGCGGACAGTGTGGATGAAGCGCGTCTCCTCAAGGAGGAACTGGACAAGAAGTCTGAAGAAGCCTCTTCAGCTCAAGCGCATTTTGAGGAAGAACTCAAAAAAGAACGTGAAAACCTTCGCAAGTTTGCGGAGGAAAAGCGTGCTCAACTTGAGTCGGACATGAACCTTGCTCGCACCGAAATGATGCAAAAGGCCGAAGCCGACATTGAAGCTCACAAGGCTTCCATGGTGAAAGAGGTGGAAGCCGATCTTCTGAACCTTATGAAGAAAATCATTTTGGAAATCGTTCAGCACAAGGTTCCTGAAAACGTCATCCAGGACAGCATTAAGGATGCTTGGAAACAATATAAATAA
- the rpiB gene encoding ribose 5-phosphate isomerase B, whose amino-acid sequence MTLYIGSDHAGFALKNVLRDHLKNKGYEVTDLGSFEAETKVDYPDIAREVAEKVKSNAGSAGVLVCGTGIGVAIAANKVKGIRAANVHDVTEAKYARLHNDANVVTVGARTMGEETAKEVLDVFVNTTFEGGRHIPRVEKIKAIEDEQ is encoded by the coding sequence ATGACTCTTTACATAGGCAGCGATCATGCTGGGTTTGCTCTCAAAAATGTGCTTCGCGATCATTTGAAAAACAAGGGTTATGAAGTAACGGATCTTGGCAGTTTTGAAGCCGAGACAAAAGTTGATTACCCGGATATTGCTCGCGAAGTGGCTGAGAAGGTGAAGTCCAATGCCGGAAGCGCCGGGGTTCTTGTTTGTGGAACAGGGATTGGAGTGGCGATTGCGGCCAATAAAGTGAAAGGGATTCGTGCCGCCAATGTGCATGATGTGACGGAAGCGAAATATGCGCGTCTTCACAACGATGCCAATGTGGTGACCGTGGGCGCTCGCACAATGGGTGAAGAAACCGCGAAAGAAGTTTTGGATGTATTTGTGAATACCACTTTTGAGGGAGGGCGCCATATCCCTCGTGTGGAGAAAATTAAAGCCATTGAAGATGAGCAATAA
- the atpE gene encoding ATP synthase F0 subunit C: MDAEMMKMLAAALCVAVGLIAPALGEAHIAGKTMEGVSRNPEMSGKMFSNMLIAMAFVESLGVYCFLVSLILLFVL; encoded by the coding sequence ATGGATGCAGAAATGATGAAAATGCTTGCGGCCGCCCTCTGTGTGGCTGTAGGCCTTATTGCTCCGGCTCTCGGAGAAGCTCACATCGCTGGAAAGACGATGGAAGGTGTCAGCCGCAACCCTGAAATGAGCGGTAAGATGTTCTCTAACATGCTCATTGCCATGGCCTTCGTTGAATCCCTTGGCGTGTACTGCTTTCTCGTTTCTTTGATTCTCCTCTTCGTTCTCTAG
- the atpD gene encoding F0F1 ATP synthase subunit beta yields MPTGKIVRIIGVVVDAYFPDHVPTQYSALHTEGPNGRVVLEVQAHLGNGVVRTVSMTTTDGLAVGLEVMDTEQFIQVPVGKAALGRVFNVTGDLIDGGPALPANTETRGIHAEPPAFTEQSSKVEIFETGIKVVDLLCPFIKGGKVALFGGAGVGKTVIMQELIHNVAMGHGGYSVFAGVGERSREGNDLIGEMRDSGVIDKLAMVFGQMNEPPGARMRVALTGLTIAEKFRDEGLDILMFVDNIFRFTQAGSEVSALLGRMPSAVGYQPTLATDMAALQERITSTKKGSITSVQAVYVPADDLTDPAPATTFAHLDATITLSRKQASMGLFPAVDPLDSTSTALKADIVGEEHYWVATQVRLILQRYKDLQDVIAILGMDELSEDDKRAVQRARKIQKFLSQNFYVAEQFTSMPGQYYKVTDTVRSFKDILEGKYDHIDEQHFYMAPSIEDVVAKHEAAKK; encoded by the coding sequence ATGCCTACCGGGAAAATCGTCCGCATCATCGGTGTGGTGGTGGACGCCTACTTTCCTGATCATGTGCCTACTCAATACAGCGCGCTTCACACCGAAGGTCCCAATGGACGTGTGGTTTTGGAAGTTCAAGCTCACCTCGGAAATGGAGTGGTGCGAACGGTTTCTATGACCACGACGGATGGACTCGCTGTCGGTCTGGAAGTGATGGACACCGAGCAATTCATCCAAGTGCCTGTGGGTAAAGCGGCGCTTGGACGTGTGTTCAATGTGACCGGGGACTTGATCGACGGAGGACCTGCGCTTCCTGCTAACACCGAAACGCGCGGAATTCACGCAGAACCTCCTGCTTTCACGGAGCAAAGTTCCAAGGTAGAAATCTTCGAAACGGGAATCAAGGTGGTGGATCTGCTTTGTCCTTTCATTAAGGGAGGAAAAGTAGCGCTGTTTGGAGGAGCCGGAGTGGGGAAGACGGTGATCATGCAAGAACTCATCCACAATGTGGCCATGGGTCATGGAGGATATTCTGTGTTTGCTGGAGTGGGGGAACGAAGCCGCGAAGGAAACGACCTCATTGGAGAAATGCGCGACAGCGGAGTGATCGACAAGCTCGCGATGGTTTTTGGACAAATGAACGAACCTCCCGGAGCTCGTATGCGTGTGGCTCTCACCGGTCTCACCATCGCTGAGAAATTCCGTGACGAAGGGCTCGATATTCTGATGTTCGTGGACAATATTTTCCGTTTCACTCAAGCCGGTTCTGAGGTGTCTGCGCTGCTCGGACGTATGCCTTCCGCCGTAGGGTACCAACCCACGCTCGCGACGGACATGGCTGCTTTGCAAGAACGCATTACGTCTACCAAGAAGGGGTCCATCACCTCTGTACAAGCGGTCTACGTGCCCGCGGATGACCTAACCGATCCTGCTCCTGCAACAACTTTCGCCCACCTCGATGCGACCATCACGCTTTCTCGTAAACAAGCGTCCATGGGTCTCTTCCCGGCTGTGGATCCGCTCGATTCCACCTCCACCGCTCTTAAGGCGGACATTGTGGGTGAAGAACACTACTGGGTGGCCACTCAGGTGCGTCTGATTTTGCAACGTTACAAAGACTTGCAAGACGTGATCGCAATCCTTGGAATGGATGAACTTTCTGAAGATGACAAAAGGGCCGTGCAACGTGCTCGTAAGATTCAAAAATTCCTTTCTCAAAACTTCTACGTGGCGGAACAATTCACCAGCATGCCGGGTCAATACTACAAGGTGACCGACACTGTTCGTTCCTTCAAGGATATTTTGGAAGGAAAATACGACCACATCGACGAACAACACTTCTACATGGCGCCTTCCATTGAAGATGTGGTGGCGAAGCATGAAGCGGCTAAGAAATAA
- a CDS encoding YcxB family protein produces the protein MKLNFKLTAKELTFMYMELYLHSAAYKKVCVKSRLILSFGVLMFTLGIWLMTQEKMPSLTVLILGTVLVVFYPKIIKRTFRNGYKKYFQGSSGKRFLETQSWVLDSKKITLSQAGIKSEFQWKVFNEVREYPDYYLLSLASLQGLLLPKSAFKDKKQENEAKAFFKKVPQKKS, from the coding sequence ATGAAACTCAATTTCAAACTCACCGCCAAGGAACTCACTTTCATGTACATGGAGCTGTACCTCCATTCAGCTGCTTACAAAAAAGTATGCGTGAAAAGCCGATTGATTCTAAGCTTTGGCGTTTTGATGTTTACTTTGGGGATATGGCTGATGACCCAAGAAAAAATGCCATCTCTTACCGTGCTGATTCTCGGAACAGTTTTAGTAGTTTTCTATCCAAAAATCATCAAACGGACTTTCAGAAACGGCTATAAAAAATACTTCCAAGGCAGCAGCGGAAAACGTTTTCTGGAAACTCAAAGCTGGGTTTTGGACTCCAAAAAAATCACCCTAAGTCAAGCAGGCATAAAAAGTGAATTTCAATGGAAGGTCTTCAATGAAGTGCGTGAATACCCAGATTACTACCTTTTGAGTTTAGCAAGCCTACAAGGCCTACTCCTGCCTAAATCCGCTTTTAAAGACAAAAAACAAGAAAACGAAGCAAAAGCTTTCTTTAAAAAAGTCCCTCAAAAAAAGTCTTAA
- the uvrB gene encoding excinuclease ABC subunit UvrB, with the protein MLQKKFKISSAMQPKGDQPKAIDQLVANLKSGKKKQVLLGATGTGKTYTIANVVARVQKPTLVIAHNKTLAAQLCSEFRDIFPENAVSYFVSYYDYYQPEAYIAVSDTYIEKDAQINEEIDKYRHKATENLLTRADTIVVASVSCIYGLGSPKEYLELRIELKTGDKIPRDKLLRQLTDLQYTRAAMDFKQGQFHVLGDVLEVFPPGGDTAIRFEFWDDEIEKITEVEPFTGEIMGEMPEAIIFPAKHAVTTEEKIQKAVVQIRADLEIRLEELRGMGKIVEAERLKTRTEYDLEILLETGYVTGIENYIRYLNNNGVPESRPATLLDYFPDDFLMVIDESHMSVPQIGAMHNGNLSRKQSLVEHGFRLPSAFDNRPLKFEEFEKYMKNVIYVSATPAKYEMANKDAVVEQIIRPTGLVDPEISVRKKEGQIDDLMEEIRKRIEKKDRVLVTTLTKRSAEDLTEYLTDAGVKVRYLHSDVDTLERINILRDLRLGVFDVLVGINLLREGLDLPEVSLVAILDADKEGFLRSTSALIQTIGRAARNADGAVIMYADKMTAGMQGAIDETDRRRAIQVAYNEKHGITPQTIKKAVKDIEMHRKEQEKKQTRRYDTKKVPKEEIHRLIESLEGEMDFAAQNMEFEKAAVLRDEIEELRGKAGL; encoded by the coding sequence ATGCTTCAAAAAAAATTCAAAATTTCGTCCGCAATGCAGCCGAAGGGGGATCAGCCGAAGGCGATTGATCAGCTTGTGGCCAATCTTAAAAGTGGAAAGAAAAAGCAAGTGCTTTTGGGAGCCACGGGCACGGGGAAGACCTACACTATCGCGAATGTGGTGGCACGGGTTCAAAAGCCGACTTTGGTGATTGCGCACAATAAGACTTTGGCGGCTCAACTTTGCAGTGAATTTCGAGATATTTTCCCTGAAAATGCGGTCAGCTATTTTGTTTCGTACTACGACTACTATCAGCCTGAAGCCTACATTGCGGTGTCGGACACCTATATTGAAAAGGATGCTCAGATCAACGAAGAGATCGACAAGTATCGCCACAAGGCCACGGAAAATTTGCTCACCCGTGCCGACACCATTGTGGTGGCTTCTGTTTCCTGTATTTATGGACTCGGTTCACCGAAGGAGTATTTAGAACTACGCATTGAGCTGAAAACAGGGGATAAAATTCCTCGCGACAAACTGCTCCGCCAGCTCACCGATTTGCAGTACACCCGCGCTGCAATGGACTTTAAGCAAGGCCAGTTCCATGTGCTTGGAGATGTTTTGGAAGTGTTTCCCCCTGGAGGAGACACGGCGATTCGCTTTGAATTTTGGGATGATGAAATTGAAAAAATCACTGAAGTGGAACCTTTTACGGGTGAAATCATGGGTGAGATGCCTGAAGCCATCATTTTCCCTGCCAAGCATGCCGTGACGACGGAAGAAAAAATCCAAAAAGCAGTGGTGCAAATTCGTGCAGATTTGGAAATACGTCTCGAAGAATTGCGCGGCATGGGCAAGATTGTGGAAGCGGAACGCCTTAAAACTCGCACGGAATACGACTTGGAAATTTTGCTTGAAACAGGCTATGTCACGGGTATTGAAAATTACATTCGCTACCTCAACAATAACGGTGTGCCGGAATCTCGACCGGCGACTTTGCTCGACTATTTCCCAGATGACTTTTTGATGGTGATTGATGAGTCGCACATGTCTGTTCCGCAGATTGGAGCGATGCACAACGGAAATCTTTCCCGCAAACAGTCGCTGGTGGAACACGGTTTCCGTCTGCCTTCGGCCTTTGATAATCGACCCCTCAAGTTTGAAGAATTTGAAAAATACATGAAGAATGTGATTTATGTTTCCGCGACACCTGCCAAATATGAAATGGCAAATAAGGATGCGGTGGTGGAACAAATCATTCGTCCCACGGGGCTTGTGGATCCCGAAATTTCGGTGCGCAAAAAGGAGGGGCAAATTGATGATCTGATGGAGGAAATTCGAAAACGCATCGAAAAGAAAGACCGTGTGCTGGTGACCACTTTGACCAAGCGCAGTGCCGAGGATTTGACCGAGTACCTCACGGATGCTGGGGTGAAAGTTCGCTACTTGCACTCGGATGTGGACACGCTGGAGCGCATCAATATTTTGCGGGACCTTCGCCTGGGGGTCTTCGATGTGCTGGTGGGGATCAACTTATTGCGTGAAGGGCTCGATTTACCTGAAGTGTCTTTGGTTGCGATTTTGGATGCGGATAAAGAAGGATTTTTGCGTAGCACGTCTGCACTCATTCAAACCATTGGACGCGCGGCTCGTAATGCGGATGGAGCGGTGATCATGTACGCGGATAAGATGACGGCGGGCATGCAGGGTGCCATTGATGAGACCGATCGACGCCGTGCGATTCAGGTTGCTTATAATGAAAAACATGGCATCACGCCGCAAACCATTAAGAAGGCCGTGAAGGACATCGAGATGCATCGCAAGGAGCAAGAAAAGAAACAGACGCGCCGCTACGACACTAAAAAAGTGCCGAAGGAAGAGATCCATCGCCTCATTGAAAGTTTGGAAGGGGAGATGGATTTTGCGGCTCAAAATATGGAATTCGAAAAAGCTGCGGTGCTGCGTGATGAGATTGAAGAATTGAGAGGGAAGGCGGGGCTTTGA
- the rpe gene encoding ribulose-phosphate 3-epimerase, with protein MSNKILIAPSILSADFGRLNEEIASVEPYCDWISVDVMDGHFVPNITVGMPVVKNLKTKLPIECHLMIEHPERYVEAFIKAGAQIVSVHYETLGEQGEQVREVLGHIRDLGAKASLAIKPATSVLVCEPFLDLMDCAVVMSVEPGFGGQKFMPEALDKIRWLREHKPELDIIVDGGMNAETAKLCREAGANVLVAGSYVFGAADRKAVIESLRA; from the coding sequence ATGAGCAATAAAATCCTGATTGCTCCGTCTATTTTGTCCGCGGACTTTGGTCGGCTGAATGAAGAAATTGCTTCTGTTGAGCCTTATTGCGATTGGATCAGTGTGGACGTGATGGATGGACATTTTGTGCCCAATATTACGGTGGGCATGCCTGTGGTGAAAAATCTTAAAACGAAGCTGCCCATAGAATGCCATTTGATGATTGAGCACCCTGAGCGTTATGTCGAAGCGTTCATTAAAGCAGGAGCACAGATTGTTTCGGTGCATTATGAAACCCTTGGTGAACAAGGAGAACAAGTGAGGGAAGTATTGGGTCACATTCGCGATTTGGGAGCGAAGGCTTCCTTAGCGATTAAGCCTGCTACTTCGGTATTGGTTTGTGAACCGTTTTTGGATCTCATGGACTGTGCGGTGGTGATGAGTGTGGAGCCTGGGTTTGGGGGACAAAAATTCATGCCTGAGGCGCTGGATAAAATCCGTTGGCTTCGTGAGCATAAACCCGAGCTTGATATTATTGTGGACGGGGGAATGAACGCCGAAACGGCCAAACTTTGCCGCGAAGCGGGGGCGAATGTTTTGGTGGCCGGTTCTTATGTCTTTGGAGCGGCGGATCGCAAGGCGGTCATTGAGAGTCTGCGAGCTTAG
- a CDS encoding transposase: MPQSAHTEPSGRKEPIRLIYSLKDSYTAEQIVNLYLERWGIEKSFKRVKQKFQLEKIRVLSLKKVYQFDCSDSICNEPLCSYV; the protein is encoded by the coding sequence TTGCCACAATCTGCTCATACGGAACCATCTGGAAGGAAAGAACCCATAAGGCTCATCTACTCACTCAAGGATTCATATACTGCAGAGCAGATTGTGAATTTGTATCTGGAAAGATGGGGAATTGAAAAGAGTTTTAAGAGAGTGAAGCAAAAGTTCCAGTTGGAGAAAATCCGTGTGCTTAGCCTGAAAAAAGTTTATCAATTTGATTGCTCTGACTCAATTTGCAATGAACCTCTCTGTTCTTATGTTTAG
- a CDS encoding F0F1 ATP synthase subunit alpha → MSQLHNFLATVEAALNESSDGANAAESGLGVIQSYKDGVIHIKGLSNLKMNEVVKIESVDAEALVMNLEKDSAYALVLQADKGIREGLFVKATDKFMSLPVSEDMLGRVVNALGAPLDGKGAIKADKWMPHEAQAPSVMVRKSVHEPVQTGIVAIDALIPVGRGQRELIIGDRQTGKTTIAIDTIINQKGQNMICVYVAVAQRESKTAQVVETLRAHGALDYTIIVSAPAASSAVMQYLAPYAGAAIAEYFMAQGKHVLVVYDDLSKHAVAYREMSLLLRRPPGREAYPGDVFYLHSRLLERAAKLNDENGAGSITALPIIETQAADISAYIPTNVISITDGQIFLEPQLFNKGIRPAINVGTSVSRVGGSAQTKIMKKVSGSAKLDLAQYYELEAFAQFASELDAATKQQLTRGRRVVEALKQGQNRPLALWQEVMVLFCASKGYLDALEPEAVGPKMQALYGLMESSHENLTKDIMEKKELNAEIEAGIKEVVEKFFN, encoded by the coding sequence ATGTCCCAACTTCATAATTTTTTGGCCACCGTCGAAGCGGCTCTCAACGAGTCATCCGATGGAGCCAACGCCGCCGAAAGCGGGCTCGGAGTCATTCAATCTTACAAGGATGGAGTGATTCATATCAAAGGTCTTTCCAATCTCAAAATGAATGAGGTGGTGAAGATCGAAAGCGTGGACGCAGAAGCGCTCGTCATGAATCTTGAAAAAGATTCCGCTTACGCTCTTGTTCTTCAAGCGGATAAAGGTATCCGTGAAGGACTTTTTGTTAAAGCCACTGATAAGTTCATGTCTCTGCCTGTGAGCGAAGACATGCTCGGTCGTGTGGTGAATGCCCTCGGTGCACCGCTGGATGGAAAGGGAGCCATCAAGGCGGATAAATGGATGCCTCATGAAGCTCAAGCGCCTTCTGTGATGGTGCGCAAGTCCGTACACGAACCTGTGCAAACGGGTATTGTGGCGATTGATGCGCTGATTCCAGTGGGTCGTGGACAACGTGAACTCATCATTGGAGATCGTCAAACGGGTAAAACAACCATTGCCATCGACACCATCATCAACCAAAAGGGTCAGAACATGATTTGTGTGTATGTGGCGGTGGCTCAACGTGAATCCAAGACCGCTCAAGTGGTGGAAACCCTGCGTGCTCACGGAGCGCTCGACTACACCATCATCGTTTCTGCTCCTGCGGCCAGTTCTGCCGTGATGCAATATCTTGCTCCTTATGCTGGAGCTGCGATTGCCGAATATTTCATGGCTCAAGGAAAGCACGTGCTCGTGGTTTATGATGATCTTTCTAAGCATGCAGTGGCTTATCGTGAAATGTCCTTGTTGCTTCGTCGCCCTCCTGGACGTGAAGCTTATCCGGGAGACGTGTTCTACCTCCACTCTCGTCTGCTTGAACGTGCGGCTAAATTGAACGACGAAAACGGAGCCGGATCCATCACAGCACTTCCTATTATTGAAACACAGGCCGCTGATATTTCGGCTTACATTCCCACGAACGTGATTTCCATCACCGATGGACAAATTTTCTTGGAGCCTCAACTCTTCAACAAGGGTATTCGCCCTGCGATCAATGTGGGAACCTCTGTGTCTCGTGTGGGCGGCTCTGCTCAAACGAAGATCATGAAGAAGGTGTCTGGGTCTGCTAAACTTGATCTTGCTCAGTACTACGAACTCGAAGCTTTTGCTCAATTCGCTTCTGAACTCGATGCGGCCACCAAGCAACAGCTCACTCGTGGACGTCGTGTGGTAGAAGCCTTGAAGCAAGGACAAAACCGTCCTCTCGCCCTCTGGCAAGAAGTGATGGTGCTCTTCTGTGCAAGCAAGGGTTACCTCGATGCCCTCGAACCTGAAGCAGTGGGACCCAAGATGCAAGCCCTCTACGGACTCATGGAATCCAGTCACGAAAACTTGACTAAGGATATTATGGAAAAGAAAGAACTCAATGCTGAGATTGAAGCCGGCATCAAGGAAGTGGTTGAAAAATTCTTTAACTAA
- the atpG gene encoding ATP synthase F1 subunit gamma, with the protein MSGALLEIKKKITGVKNTRKITKAMQLVAASKMRQFQKRAISTRHYVWELMSLLEENIHVASQYTEKREAGEVLFVLYTSDKGLCGSLNTKLINALFRSDEWNSLSEDQRMLVTIGKKGHDFARSRGVHIDKHFSGVPEKMSTLQALKLVDTLLDFWRSGKAKQIVFVAPHYKNSITFYPVLKTFLPFSASMIASVIGTEEREKRGHKKPDPLMIYEPSKEKVVERLHEQTVVTLFMEAFLELKASEYSSRMLAMQNATDAADKITSALSLQYNKARQQAITAEIAELVGASDAIAA; encoded by the coding sequence ATGTCTGGAGCTCTCCTCGAAATCAAGAAAAAGATCACGGGTGTTAAAAACACTCGTAAGATCACCAAAGCCATGCAACTCGTGGCGGCGAGCAAGATGCGTCAGTTTCAAAAACGCGCCATCTCCACTCGTCATTACGTGTGGGAACTCATGAGTCTTTTGGAAGAGAACATCCACGTGGCTTCTCAATACACAGAAAAGCGTGAAGCAGGGGAGGTGCTCTTCGTTTTGTACACCTCCGACAAAGGACTCTGTGGATCCCTCAACACCAAACTCATCAATGCACTGTTTCGTTCTGATGAATGGAACAGCCTCAGTGAAGATCAGCGCATGCTTGTGACCATCGGTAAAAAAGGACATGACTTTGCGCGCAGCCGTGGTGTACACATCGACAAACATTTTTCTGGAGTGCCTGAAAAGATGAGCACCCTGCAGGCGCTCAAATTGGTGGATACGTTGCTCGATTTTTGGCGCAGCGGAAAGGCCAAGCAAATTGTTTTTGTGGCGCCTCATTATAAAAATTCCATCACGTTTTATCCGGTTTTGAAGACCTTCTTGCCATTTAGCGCAAGCATGATTGCGAGTGTGATTGGAACCGAGGAACGTGAAAAACGTGGACACAAAAAGCCCGATCCTCTCATGATTTATGAACCTTCTAAAGAGAAAGTGGTGGAGCGTTTGCACGAACAAACGGTCGTCACTTTATTCATGGAAGCGTTTCTCGAACTCAAGGCCTCTGAATACTCCAGCCGTATGCTCGCGATGCAAAATGCAACCGACGCGGCGGACAAAATTACGAGCGCCCTTTCTCTTCAATACAACAAGGCTCGTCAGCAAGCGATCACGGCGGAAATCGCCGAATTGGTCGGTGCCAGCGATGCCATTGCTGCTTAA
- a CDS encoding tRNA-binding protein, translating into MNALITWSDFEKVELRVGTILTAEDFPEARRPAYKLTIDLGSELGVKHSSAQITKHYQKEELVGKQVLCVCNFPPKQVGPFISEVLTTGFYDENGAVILASPDKKAINGSKLV; encoded by the coding sequence ATGAACGCGCTCATCACCTGGTCCGACTTCGAAAAAGTGGAGCTGCGTGTGGGCACCATCCTCACCGCAGAGGATTTTCCAGAAGCACGCAGACCCGCCTATAAACTCACCATTGACCTAGGATCCGAACTCGGAGTGAAACATTCCAGCGCTCAGATCACCAAACACTATCAAAAAGAAGAATTGGTGGGAAAACAAGTGCTTTGCGTGTGCAACTTTCCACCTAAACAAGTTGGCCCATTTATTTCAGAAGTCCTGACCACCGGTTTTTACGATGAAAACGGTGCCGTAATCCTCGCCAGTCCCGACAAAAAAGCCATCAACGGATCGAAACTGGTCTAG